GGATCGAGGAATTGGCCTCGCTGCTCGACTGGGTCGATGACTTCGCCTTGGAACCGAAGTGGCGGCTACAGCCGTGGCACTCGACCTACACCGACGGCAAGAAGGAGGTGGGCGGGGCGCGCCACCTCGACACCTTGCGCCAGCGTTTGTCCGGGAGCATGGTCCGGCGCGTCCGCAGCGAGGTATTGCGCCAGCTGCCGCCGCGTACTGACACCACGGTGACCGTCGAACTCACCGAGGCCCAGCGTGAGGAGCACGATGCCCTGATCCAGCCAATCGCCCAACTGGTGGCGATTGCCCGGCGCCGGCCGCTGGCGCAAGCCCAGTTCCTGCGGCTGATGAGTTTGCTGACGACCCAGCGCATCATCGCCAACGGCCTGGGCCAGGTGCAATTCGCCACGGTGTGGCCGGCGATCTCGCAGGTGCGCCAGCCCGACGCCGCCTTGGTGCAAACCCTATCGAGCCCGAAGCTGCTCGAGTTGCGCGAGATCGTGACCCAGCTCGCGCTCGAACAGGGCCGCAAGGTTGTTGTCTTCAGCCAGTGGCGCAGGATGCTGCAACTCGCCCATTGGGCCGTTGCCGGCCTGCTCGGCGAGCGCGGAGTGCGCGCGGTGTTCTTCACCGGACACGAGGGGCAACAGCGCCGGACACAGAACATCGTCGAGTTCCACGACGACCCGAACACGCGCGTGCTGTTCGCCACCGACGCCGGCGGCGTCGGGCTCAACCTGCAACGCGCCGCCAGCAGCTGCATCAACATCGAGCTGCCCTGGAACCCCGCGGTCTTGGAGCAGCGCATCGGACGCATCTACCGCATGGGGCAGAAGCAGCCGATCGACGTCTACAATCTGGTGAGCGAAGCCAGCATCGAGGGGCGGATCGCGGCGTTGGTGTCAGGCAAGCGAGCACTCTTCACCGGCCTGTTCGACGGCGACAGCGACGAGGTCCGCTTCGACCGCAGTGGTTCGTTCTTGGCGCGTCTGGAACAGATCGTCGAGCCGGTGCAGGTGCCCGATCTGCCCGAGAACCGCGACGGCGCGGACGACACCGAGGCCGCCGATCGCGAAACGGACGGAGTGGTGGGTGCGGCCGACGAGTCGCAGGACGTCGCTGCCGCCACCGCAGCGGCAGCCAGCACACTGCTTGTGGGTGCCGCGCCCCCTTCTGCGGTCGATGTGAAGTCGCTCTTTGCCGCCCTCGAAATCCGCCGCAGCGAGCGCGGCGGCATCACCATCGAGGCGCCGCCCGAGGCCGCCGCCACACTCGCCGCGCTGTTCGAAGGCATGGCCACCATGCTGCGCGCACAGGCAGCCGCCTAGCCGCTGCGGCGCCGTTCGGCGAGCCGGGCGCGAGTCATGCGCTCGCGCAGGCCGCCTTCCTCGATGAAGGCACGCTCCAATTGCCGAATCTGCCGGTCGAGCAGGTAACTGCTCACACGGATCAGGCCGATGATAACGTTGGCCGCAACCAGCGGATCGGCGCTCTCGATGCCCTTGCGGAAGGTCTCGTAGGTGGCGTCGGGGATTTGGTTCAGCTCGCGCAAGCGGCGTGCGTAAGCATGCTCTTTCGGCCACTCCGCCCCGCCGCGCACGCGCAGGAAGTCGCGGTAGTCAGCCAATAGCTCCTCCAGGCTGGCGCGCGCCACGTTGGTCAGCTTGATCTCGGTCTCCTTGGAGGTGGCCGACGCCATACTGCCTTCGATGATGTTCTGCTTACCGGAGCGCGCCGCCTGGACCATCTGGTCATGCGTGCGGCTGCGCCGGTCGATGAAGTGATCGCAGAAGTAGACAGTGGCGTCGTAGACGATCTCCGCCTTTTGGTAAGAGCGCAGGCGCTTGTAGCCACCGTGCCGCGGGATGAAGCCGGTGCTCATGGGCTAGCCCTTGGTAGCAAGCGAAGAAAAGGACTGCAAGAAGAAAAGGACAACAAGGGACTGCAAGGACAACAAGGACTGCAAAGACAGGAATGGCGCCAAGGTGTCCTTGCAGTCCTTGTTGTCCTTGCAGTCCCTTGTTGTCCTTGCAGTCCCTTGTTGTCCTTGCAGTCCTTTTCTTCTTGCAGTCCTCGCAGTCCTCACCATCCCCCTAGTCCGCCTCCCACACCAACGGCGCCACCGCTACCTCACCGTTAGTGAGTGTAGCCACCCACGGCCAGCCCGCGGTAGTGATGTACCAAGCCTCCTGCTGCGGCTGATACACCAGCTCGGCGGCGTGCGCGGCTAGCCGCGTCAACAGCGACGGCGAGCGCCGCACGCCGCGGTAAGTGCCGAAATCGTAGGGGTTGTCCGCATGGAACACCAGCGTGTCATTGTAAGAAGGCGGGTCGAGCCAGACCTTGGCCGCCAGCAGCGCCGCCGGCCAGAAGAACGAGTCGTTGTTGTAAGTCAGCGCCAAGTAGTAACGCCCCCGGTAGCGGGCCACGGCCGGCGACTCGGTCGAGGCTACGATGGCGTTGCGCTCGCTGCCCCAGCCGCTGTCTAAGGCCGCACCGATGTATTGCCAGCCCTCGAGGTCAAACGACTGGTAGAGGTCAACGCGCGAGAAGTAACGGCCGCGCGCGGTGCTGTAGAGCAGCCACTGCCCGGGCGCGAGCTTGAGGATCATCGCGTCGCGAAAGAACCGATGCATCGGCGCCGGCATGACGACGCGGTGATCGGCCCAGGTGATCCCGTCCGCTGAAGTCATGCGGTGCAACTGGTGGGGCGACCAGAACAGCGAGTAGCCGCCACTATCTGTGAGCACATGCGGCGCCCAGGCGAGTGCACCGAAGTCGGCCACCGGCGTCTCTTCGCGCATACCCGCGGCCGGCGGGAAGTCGGAACTGGAGCCGGAGGCGAAATACTTCTCCTCGGCGTAATTGCCGTCACTCTGCGAAGTGATGCCGAGCACCCGCCAACGACCGCCGGCATCCTGATAGACGGTGTGATCGTTGATGTAGCGGCCGTGCCGCTGCGGCCGGAACAGGGTCTGCCACGGCCCGGCGATGCGCGGGACGAAGACCGGCGCCTGGCCGGCTTCGACCGTGGCGCTGACTTCGCCGAGCAGGCGCGCCGGGCCGGCATCGGCCGGCTCGGCCCACACGCGATAACTGCCGCTCTGCCGCAGCAGGTACGAGCCGAATTTGGCGCGGCCGATCGGTTCCCAGGCCTGCGCCGTACGCCGCTCGACGCGGTATTGCTCGGCCCCGGGATCAGCGATCCACCCGAGGTGGGCCCAGCCGATGCCGCCGGCGAGCTGCAAGCCGAAGCCGGCTTGGCGTTGGCGCACGAAATGGCGCGGTATCGAGCTATAAAAATCGGTGGCCAGCGGCCATTCGAGCGCGCTGCGGACGGCGGCTTCGAGCAGCAGCCACAGGCCCAGGAGCGCAGCCGCAGCGGCTAGCAGTCGCCGCCCGCGTCCAGGGCGCTTGTGGGGCAGTGCGCTCAATAGAAATCCGGCCGCAGCATGGCGTCGGTGCCGCCGTCGACGAAGAGCACGCTGCCGCAGCAGAACGACGCATCCGGGCTGAGCAGGAACACGATCGCCGCAGCGATCTCCTCGGGCTCGCCAAAGCCGCCGGTGGGGATCGGAAACGACTGAATCGCCGGGCCAAACACCGGGTGATTCAGGCCTTCCTGCAACAGCGGAGTCATGACCGCACCGGGAGCAACGGCGTTGAGCCGGATGCCGGCCCCGGCCCACTCCGCCCCGGGCGCGCTGCGGCGCACCCAGCGCGCCAGCGCCAACTTCGAGCCGGCGTAGCAGCGGTGCCCGTCGAGCGTCATCGCCAGGCGGCGCGCCTCGGCTTCGTCACCGGCCAGACAAACCTCCACCAGTGGTGAGTCGGCGCCCGGGATGGTCGAGGAGTTCGACGAGACCGCCACTACGGCAGGATCCTCCCCCTGGGCCAGCGCCGGGCGCAGGCCGTCGAGCAACGCGATGGCGCCGAAGTAGTTCAGCGACACGATCGTCGACCACGGCTCGACCTGGGGCCCGACGCCGGCGCAGGCCACCAAGCCGTCGAGCCGGCCGCCGCAGAGCTGCAGCACCGCGGCCACCGCCGCCACCCGCCCGGCGGCGCTGGCCAGGTCGGCGATGACCTCGGCATCGCGCAGGTCGATACCGATGACCGTCTCGCCACCGACTTCCAGTCGCGCACGCGTGGCCGCGCCGATGCCGGACGCCGATCCGCTCACTGCAATAACACCCATCTGAGTCCTCCCGCCGGTAAGGGCACTAGCGCCTTCTACTGTGGCGCCGGCCGCGCCGCAACCGCCAGTCGTCCGCTATCCCCGCCCTCACTCACCTTCCGCACACTCCAGGCGCAGCGCCAGCGATCCCGTGGTATCGGCGAGCATCCCGATCCACCAATCGGCCCAGCCGTACTTCTGCGACAGCAGCCGGCGAATGCGCTGGTGCCCGTCGGGATTCGCCAGCACGGTGGCGCGACAGCGCCGGCGGGAGCCGCCGCGCAGCAGCTCGACCTGCGGATTGCTGCGGAGCTGGAGCAGAAACGGCCGCTCGGCGTTGGCCGCCTCGACCCAGGCGGCGCCCTCGGCATCGGCGATCCAGGTGCGCGTGTCACGAGCTGTGCCGTTCTGGTCGAAGGTGCGCAACACCACCACCTCACGGCCTTCCAAGGCGACGGCAGTCAGCGCACCGAACAGCAACAGCGCGGCGAGAGCGGCGCGGAGAACCCGCTTAACCGCCCGCCGCTTGGCAGCGGCAGCTATGGCGGTACGACGCCCGCTCACGGCGCGTCGCCGGGGTTGAACAACGCCTCGATCACGTCGCCGGTCACCGCCGCCAGCGAGGCCACCACCAGCGTCGCCAGGGAGAAGTCGTTCTCGAGCGTGAAGTCATGCGGCACGGCGATGCACTTGCATCCGGCGCGGTGGGCGGCAACGACGCCCTTGTAAGCGTCCTCGATCACCACGCAGCGCGCCGGCGGCAACTGCAAGCAGGCGGCCGCGGCCAGGAACGCATCGGGCTCGGGCTTGGCGCCCCGGTAATCCTCGCGCGTGACGATGGCGGCGAAGAAGCGGCGCAGGTCGAAACGGTCCATGACGAACGACACGTCCAGCGCCGATGAATTGGTCGCCAGCGCCAGCGGGAAGCCCGCGCTGAGCCGGCCCAGCGCCTCGACCACGCCGGGCATGAGCGTAACCTCGGCGCGCAGCAGCTCGTGATAGACGGGATTCTTCAGCGCCCGCAGTGCCCCGGCATCGAGCGGCAGCTTGTACGTCTTGACCGCGTACTCCGGACCGCGGCCGGCCGCGATCCACTCGCGGCCGTACTCCGCCCGCGAGATGCGCACGCCGTACGGCTCCAGTACCCGGCAATACGAACGGTACTGCAACCCTTCCGAGTCGATGATCACGCCATCGAGGTCGAAGATGATGCCGGCGGACATGCGGGCGACGGCAGGCAAAGCCAGCGGCAAGAAGCTGCGCGCGCCGGGCTATTGCGCCACGGTGACGCTCTTGATCACGACCGGTTCCACCGGGACATTCTGGTGCGGCATCTTGCTGGTGGTGGCGACCTTTTCGATTTTGCGCACCACGTCCATGCCCTCGACCACCTTACCAAACACGGCATAGCCGTGGCCGTCGGGGTTGGGGCGGTTGAGGTTGGCGTTATCGACCACGTTGATGAAGAACTGCGCCGTCGCGCTGTCGGGGTCGCCGGTGCGCGCCATCGCCAAGGTGCCGGTATCGTTCTTCAGGCCGTTGGCGGCCTCGTTCTTGATCGCGGCATTGGTGGGCTTTTGGCGCATCTGCTGATCGAAGCCGCCGCCTTGGATCATGAAGCCGGGAATGACGCGGTGGAAAATGGTGCCGTCGTAGAACTTACTTGCGACGTAGGCCAGGAAGTTCTTCACCGTAGCCGGCGCCTTGTCTTCGTGCAGTTCGATCTTGATGTCGCCGAGCGACGTGGACATGAGAACCATCGGATTCTTCCCTTCTGCGGCTGAGGCGCCGGTCGTAATTAGGGCAAGCAACATGGCCCCGGTCATTGCAGGAAACCACCGCTTCATCATGAGCCTCCGTTTCGTTCGCCGGCATGCATAGCAAGTCCCGCAAGTGGCGCAAGCCCCGCCGCCGCCCGCCCTTGAGCCGCGGCGCCGGCTCCGCTATGACAGCGGCCTCTGCGCGCGTCACCGAACCGAACGAAGGAGCCTCCATCAAACATGAGTGAACCGAAGTCGAAACACATCGTCTGGCATCAGGGCAACGTCTCGAAGGCTGATCGCGAGACCATCCTGGGTCACAAGTCGTGTACCGTGTGGATGACCGGCCTGTCGGGATCAGGCAAGTCCACCCTCGCCGTCGCGCTCGAGAAAGAGCTGTGGGATCGCGACGTGCACACCTTTGTCCTCGATGGCGACAACGTTCGCCACGGTCTGAACAAGGATCTCGGCTTTTCACCCGAGGACCGCAACGAGAACATCCGCCGTATCGGCGAGGTGGCGAAGCTGTTCACCGAAGCCGGAGTCATCAACGTCACGGCCTTCATTTCTCCCTACCGCGCCGATCGTGACCTTGCCCGCAAGCTTATGGCCAACGGTGACTTCATCGAGGTCTTCGTCGACTGTCCAGTGGATGTCTGCGAGCAGCGCGACCCCAAGGGCCTCTACAAGAAAGCCCGGGCCGGCCAGATCCCCGAGTTCACCGGCATCTCCGCCCCTTACGAAGCTCCGCTCCAGCCCGAGATCACGGTGAACACGGCAACGCAGACCGAGGCCGAGAGCCTGCGGGTAATTCTCGGCTACCTCGAGCGCAACGGCTACGTGCCGGGCGCGCAAAGCTAATCCTGCCCCGTGACCGGGCCGATGACCTCGGCCCGGTCGACAGCTTTTGCGGCGCCCGCCGCCGCGCTCTCAACCCAGCCAGTTCGCAGGTAAGGTCGCTAGCGCCGCTGCCAGATCAGGCAGCGTTGCCAGAATTGCGCCGACGCTACTGAGCGGAAGTAATCCACGCGGTCCGCCGCGCGCCGATGGCATTGGTCTTGCTGCCGAAAAAGCGCGTGAGAGCAGTTGTCATGAGTTTTCCGGCCTCTGTTCGTCGCTCTCGCGAGATGGGCGAGAAACCGGCCGGCGCGGGCGCAGCGATCCCCCCGTTGCGTCCGCGCGCGCGCCGGCCGCCCATCTCGCGCCTCCCGCTGCGACTACGCCTCAATCGCCACCTCGAACGCCACGCGCAGCGCTACTACCGGACCGGCGACTACCTGCTCTACGCCGGAGTGGTGGCCGTGCTACTGAGCGCGACGTACTTGCTCGCCTTCAGCGACTGAAGCCGCATCAGCCCCGTGCAGTTGTTGTTTCACCAGCGCAGCCGGTCGAGTTGCCGGCGCTCGCGCTTGGTCGGGCGTCCGCTGCCACGTTCGCGCGCCACCACCGGCGGCGTCGGCTCGCTGCGCGGCGGTGGCGGCGGGGTGAGATCTTCGTAGAGCAGGCGTGCCTGCTCAGCCGGCCCGCGCCGCTCGGAGAGCGCGCGCACTTGCAGTTGGCGTTTGCCGGCTTCGCTGGTGATCGTCACCCGGTCACCGGGGCGAAGCGCCTTGTGCGGCTTGGCGGCACCGCCGTTGACGTGCACCTTCCCCCCATCACAGGCGGTGGCGGCCAGGGTGCGGCTACGAAACATGCGCGCCGCCCACAGCCAGCGATCGAGGCGCACCGCATCGTCCATGGCAGCCTCAGCGCGGTGGCGGCGATTGCAAGGTGCGGATGAGCTGCACCGCCTCGGCGGGTGTGGCGGCAAACGCCAGCAGCCGGCAGTCCTCGTCACTGACCACGAGGTGCTGACGCCAGGCTTCGATGATCGGCGGCCAGCAGCGGCCCAGCAGGATCAACGGCCGCGGCTCGATCACCCGCATGTAGAGCTTGTTCCACACCAGACACAGCTCGGTCAGTGTGCCCATGCCGCCGCGCACGGCGACATAGGCACACGACTGGCGCACCAACCCTTGCAAGCGTTCGTAGAAGTTGGCGCTTGGCAGCACGCGCTTGACGAAGCGGTTCGGCGCCAGATCGAATTGATCCATGGTCACGCCGATGACGTCACCATGCCGTTCGTGCGCACCGCGGCTGACCGCTTCCATCACGCCGGCGTAGCCGCCGGTGCAAACGGCGTAGCCGGCCTCGGCCAGCCGCCGCCCGAGTTCGACGCCTTCCTGGTACTCCTCACTCTCCGGCCCGCAACGCGAACCGCCGAACACCGAGACGATAAGTTGCGCGTTCACGGCAGCCCGCCCTATACGGTTGCCCCGGCGCTGGCAAGAGCCGGGGCCCTTATCGGCAACGATCGCCTACAACGCGCAGATCACCGCCTCGGCGCTGGAGACGCTCAGCCCCGGGCCGGGCTCGACTTGCAGCTGCTGCACCACCCCGTCCTTGACCACCATCACGTAGCGCTGCGAGCGCATCCCCATACCGAAGCCGCTGGCATCGAGCGTCAGGCCGATGGCTTTGGTGAACTCAGCGTTGCCGTCGGCGAGTAAGCGCACGCGGCCCTTGGCGTGGTGGGCCTCACCCCAAGCGCCCATCACGAAGGCATCGTTCACCGCCACGCACACGATCTCATCGACGCCCTTGGCCTTGATGTCGCCGGCTTGCTCGACGAACCCCGGCAGGTGCTTCATCGAGCAGGTCGGGGTGAATGCTCCCGGCACCGCAAAGAGCACCACCGTTTTACCCTTACAGACCTCGCCTACGCTGACATCCTTGGGGCCGCTCTCGCCCATCTCTTTCAGCTTCACATCCGCCGGTAGCCGGTCGCCGACTTTGATTGCCATTGTTTGCCTCCTTCGCTTGTTGGTTGCCGTTCTGTTCGTACACCGCGGTGACACCGTCTGGCGCAAGCACAGCCGCCACTGCACGCGCCGCCGAACATCCGCTCATACTGCAGCAGTCGCCGAGCGCTGCGGCCAGGCCGGACGTCACCACTATCTTTGAGCCAACTTCCTACTCGCGCGGCAGGACTGACGCAACCGCGCGCCAGCAGGCGGCTGGCGTTAGCCGCACACCTCGGTGATCACGCGCACCGCGTTTTCACCGAGGACCTTACGCACGGTGGCGGGGCCATGCCCGCGCGCAAGCAGGCCGGTGGTGAGCCGCGGCATCGCGGTCACGTCT
Above is a genomic segment from Deltaproteobacteria bacterium containing:
- the cysC gene encoding adenylyl-sulfate kinase, with amino-acid sequence MSEPKSKHIVWHQGNVSKADRETILGHKSCTVWMTGLSGSGKSTLAVALEKELWDRDVHTFVLDGDNVRHGLNKDLGFSPEDRNENIRRIGEVAKLFTEAGVINVTAFISPYRADRDLARKLMANGDFIEVFVDCPVDVCEQRDPKGLYKKARAGQIPEFTGISAPYEAPLQPEITVNTATQTEAESLRVILGYLERNGYVPGAQS
- a CDS encoding HAD family phosphatase → MSAGIIFDLDGVIIDSEGLQYRSYCRVLEPYGVRISRAEYGREWIAAGRGPEYAVKTYKLPLDAGALRALKNPVYHELLRAEVTLMPGVVEALGRLSAGFPLALATNSSALDVSFVMDRFDLRRFFAAIVTREDYRGAKPEPDAFLAAAACLQLPPARCVVIEDAYKGVVAAHRAGCKCIAVPHDFTLENDFSLATLVVASLAAVTGDVIEALFNPGDAP
- a CDS encoding peroxiredoxin, translated to MAIKVGDRLPADVKLKEMGESGPKDVSVGEVCKGKTVVLFAVPGAFTPTCSMKHLPGFVEQAGDIKAKGVDEIVCVAVNDAFVMGAWGEAHHAKGRVRLLADGNAEFTKAIGLTLDASGFGMGMRSQRYVMVVKDGVVQQLQVEPGPGLSVSSAEAVICAL
- a CDS encoding four helix bundle protein; its protein translation is MSTGFIPRHGGYKRLRSYQKAEIVYDATVYFCDHFIDRRSRTHDQMVQAARSGKQNIIEGSMASATSKETEIKLTNVARASLEELLADYRDFLRVRGGAEWPKEHAYARRLRELNQIPDATYETFRKGIESADPLVAANVIIGLIRVSSYLLDRQIRQLERAFIEEGGLRERMTRARLAERRRSG
- a CDS encoding RNA-binding S4 domain-containing protein, yielding MDDAVRLDRWLWAARMFRSRTLAATACDGGKVHVNGGAAKPHKALRPGDRVTITSEAGKRQLQVRALSERRGPAEQARLLYEDLTPPPPPRSEPTPPVVARERGSGRPTKRERRQLDRLRW
- a CDS encoding LOG family protein, translated to MNAQLIVSVFGGSRCGPESEEYQEGVELGRRLAEAGYAVCTGGYAGVMEAVSRGAHERHGDVIGVTMDQFDLAPNRFVKRVLPSANFYERLQGLVRQSCAYVAVRGGMGTLTELCLVWNKLYMRVIEPRPLILLGRCWPPIIEAWRQHLVVSDEDCRLLAFAATPAEAVQLIRTLQSPPPR
- a CDS encoding SDR family oxidoreductase codes for the protein MGVIAVSGSASGIGAATRARLEVGGETVIGIDLRDAEVIADLASAAGRVAAVAAVLQLCGGRLDGLVACAGVGPQVEPWSTIVSLNYFGAIALLDGLRPALAQGEDPAVVAVSSNSSTIPGADSPLVEVCLAGDEAEARRLAMTLDGHRCYAGSKLALARWVRRSAPGAEWAGAGIRLNAVAPGAVMTPLLQEGLNHPVFGPAIQSFPIPTGGFGEPEEIAAAIVFLLSPDASFCCGSVLFVDGGTDAMLRPDFY
- a CDS encoding peptidyl-prolyl cis-trans isomerase, yielding MKRWFPAMTGAMLLALITTGASAAEGKNPMVLMSTSLGDIKIELHEDKAPATVKNFLAYVASKFYDGTIFHRVIPGFMIQGGGFDQQMRQKPTNAAIKNEAANGLKNDTGTLAMARTGDPDSATAQFFINVVDNANLNRPNPDGHGYAVFGKVVEGMDVVRKIEKVATTSKMPHQNVPVEPVVIKSVTVAQ